A portion of the Lolium rigidum isolate FL_2022 chromosome 1, APGP_CSIRO_Lrig_0.1, whole genome shotgun sequence genome contains these proteins:
- the LOC124677321 gene encoding wall-associated receptor kinase 5-like — MERLASSRGVVFTVAAVAALLLQTFGAATAANCSARCGDISISYPFGIEAGCYHDGFNLTCDHSYRPPKLFLGDGTVEVLEISIPSGTVRVNSSSVTLLPAPGAPSSVNSTSKYHTWGGLRRGGPFFVSPEKNKFLVLSCSNVQVLLLAEDNSTVNACATYCPPAPGKGQPYQFPLNKECSGIGCCSAAIPKGYTSYSIQVQPPGNVSEFDAESSVYIAEEGSYNVTRLIFETVPTLPVLLDWVISNSTCSKKLPTTPASACRSSSSFCQNYTSFAYSGHRCGCSAGYQGNPYVVNGCEDIDECTHWELHSCYGTCINTPGAFRCQCPHGTYGNPSIEGGCIKNKNSSQGLSIGLVVSGGSILVFLALGAPLVARSIKQQRAEKRKHKFFKQNHGLLFQQLVSQRADMGERMIITLAELEKATNNFDTTREVGGGGHGIVYKGILDLQVVAIKKSKIIVQREIDDFINEVAILSQINHRNIVKLIGCCLEAEVPLLVYEFISNGTLEHHLHVEGPMSLSWDDRLRIALEICTALAYLHSAASRPVYHRDIKSANILLDESLTAKVSDFGASKFIPIDQTGVTTAVQGTIGYLDPMYYYTGRLTDKSDVFSFGVLLVELLTRKRPLAYNSVDGDSLILHFASVVTEGVLADLLDPQVMKEEDGEVQEVAALAEKCVRLNGEDRPAMREVEMTLQNLRIKRKQAARDATSRRYDDDQFSSDDMSSERDIEELSMQYTVEEEVFLSERLPR; from the exons ATGGAGAGGTTAGCCAGTAGTAGGGGAGTTGTGTTCACGGTGGCTGCAGTTGCAGCGTTGCTGCTGCAAACATTTGGCGCGGCAACAGCAGCTAACTGCAGCGCCCGCTGCGGAGACATCAGCATCTCCTACCCATTCGGGATCGAGGCCGGCTGCTACCACGATGGCTTCAACCTCACCTGCGATCACTCGTACCGGCCACCCAAGCTGTTCCTCGGCGATGGCACCGTTGAGGTGCTCGAGATCTCCATTCCCAGCGGCACGGTACGCGTCAACAGCAGTAGTGTCACGCTCTTACCTGCACCAGGAGCACCGAGCAGTGTCAACAGCACAAGCAAGTACCACACATGGGGTGGGCTCAGAAGGGGCGGCCCCTTCTTCGTCTCACCAGAGAAGAACAAGTTCCTTGTGCTGTCATGCAGCAACGTCCAGGTCCTCCTCCTTGCCGAGGACAACAGCACCGTTAACGCCTGTGCCACCTACTGCCCACCGGCCCCGGGAAAAGGCCAGCCTTATCAGTTCCCCTTGAACAAAGAGTGCTCAGGGATTGGCTGCTGTAGTGCTGCCATCCCGAAAGGTTACACCTCCTACAGCATCCAGGTCCAGCCGCCTGGCAATGTTTCTGAATTTGATGCCGAATCTTCAGTGTATATAGCTGAGGAGGGATCCTACAATGTCACGCGCCTCATCTTTGAGACTGTACCTACTCTCCCGGTCTTGCTGGACTGGGTAATCAGCAACTCAACATGTAGCAAGAAGCTGCCTACCACACCTGCATCTGCGtgtcgcagcagcagcagcttctgTCAGAACTATACAAGCTTTGCTTACAGTGGGCACCGATGTGGCTGCTCTGCTGGCTATCAAGGCAACCCTTACGTTGTGAATGGATGCGAAG ACATTGATGAATGCACGCATTGGGAACTCCACTCATGCTATGGAACCTGCATAAATACGCCTGGAGCGTTTCGCTGCCAATGCCCCCATGGGACCTATGGGAACCCCTCCATTGAAGGGGGGTGCATCAAgaacaagaattcctctcaag GTTTAAGCATAGGCCTAGTAGTTAGCGGTGGGTCAATTCTTGTGTTTCTGGCTCTTGGTGCTCCCTTGGTAGCACGTAGTATCAAGCAACAGAGGGCGGAAAAAAGAAAACACAAGTTTTTCAAGCAAAATCATGGGTTGCTGTTTCAGCAATTAGTTTCACAAAGGGCAGACATGGGTGAACGGATGATTATCACCTTAGCAGAGCTAGAGAAGGCCACAAACAATTTTGACACCACTCGTGAGGTTGGTGGTGGAGGACATGGCATCGTGTATAAAGGCATTCTGGATCTACAGGTTGtagccatcaagaaatcaaagatTATCGTACAGAGAGAAATCGATGACTTTATTAATGAGGTTGCAATTCTTTCTCAAATCAACCATAGGAATATCGTGAAGCTCATTGGATGTTGTCTGGAGGCAGAAGTCCCATTGTTGGTTTACGAGTTCATTTCAAATGGAACTCTTGAGCATCATCTGCATGTAGAAGGACCAATGTCATTATCATGGGACGACCGATTAAGGATTGCACTTGAGATTTGTACAGCTCTAGCCTATCTACATTCCGCTGCTTCAAGACCAGTTTATCATAGAGATATTAAGTCCGCCAACATACTTCTTGACGAAAGTTTGACAGCCAAGGTATCAGATTTTGGGGCTTCAAAGTTTATTCCTATTGATCAAACTGGGGTGACTACTGCTGTTCAAGGAACGATTGGCTACTTAGATCCCATGTACTATTACACGGGTCGTCTAACAGACAAGAGCGACGTTTTCAGCTTTGGTGTACTTCTCGTTGAACTTCTTACCAGAAAGAGACCACTCGCCTATAATTCAGTTGATGGAGATAGTCTTATTCTACATTTTGCGTCAGTAGTTACAGAAGGTGTCCTGGCTGACTTACTGGATCCTCAGGTCATGAAAGAGGAAGATGGAGAAGTCCAAGAGGTAGCTGCTCTGGCAGAAAAGTGTGTAAGGTTGAATGGAGAAGACCGGCCGGCAATGAGAGAAGTGGAGATGACACTTCAAAACTTGCGGATCAAGAGGAAGCAAGCTGCACGTGATGCAACATCAAGGAGGTATGACGACGACCAATTTTCTTCTGATGACATGTCAAGTGAAAGGGACATCGAGGAACTGAGTATGCAGTACACTGTGGAAGAGGAAGTATTCTTGTCAGAGAGGCTGCCTCGATGA